DNA sequence from the Brachybacterium sp. P6-10-X1 genome:
CCTGCTCCACCGCGAGCACGTCCGTCACGCCGGTCCCTGATGGCCATCGCCGGAGCGCTGCCCCTGGCCCTCGCCGGATGCGGCGCCGACCCCACCATCTCCGAGGACCCGGAGGAGCTGGTCATGTGGTACTGGAATCGTTCGGCGGCGCCCCAGCTCCTCGAGCGGGCGAACCAGCAGATCCCCGGGACCGACAAGCACCTTCGAGCAGACGTCATCGGCACGAGCTTCGACACGAAGCTACGCACCTCCCTGGCAGGCAACGCCTACATACCCGACATCACCTACATCAACTCCAACAACGCCCTCTACTTCACCAACGAGGACCTCTTCCTGGATCTCTCCGAGCTCGGCGCGGACAGCGTGAGATCTGATTACTACCCGTGGAAATGGGATCTCGGTATGACGCCGAAGGGTCGATTCTGCTTCTTCCCGGTGGACATAGGGCCGACCGGCTTCTTCTACCGCCACGACATCTTCGAACAGGCCGGGCTGCCGAGCTCCCCCGAGGACGTGGCCACCGCGACCAGCACCTGGGAGGACTGGATCGCGCTCGGCGCGGAGCTCAAGAGCTCCGCCGAATCCTTCCTGGTCAATGACGCCGACAACATCTACACCGCCGTGCTGGACTCCAGCCCCGAGCGCTACTTCGACGAGAACGACGTCCCGCTCTACCTCCGGCCCGACAGCACCGTGCGCCACGCCTGGAACCTCGCGGTCGCGGCGATCGAGCAGGGGATCACCGCGCGCATCCCTGCGGACCGGGAGACCGACCGCAATGCCGCGTGGTCCAGCGGCCTCACCGCCGGGAACATCGGAGCGGCCTGGTGGACCCAGATCCTCGAGGAATCCGCGCCGGAGACCGCGGGCAGCTGGCGGATCGCCGCGCAGCCGGTGCGCGCCGGCAACAACGGCGGCTCCTTCATCGCCCTGCCGCACACCTGCAAGGACCCCGAGGCCGCGATGAGGTTCACCACCTGGATCTCCTCCGCGAAGAACCAGGCCGTCGCGTACGAGGACGTGCAGCTGTTCCCCTCCACACCCGGTTCCTTCGAGCTGCTCACCTACGAGGGGGACTTCTACGGGGGGCAGGACCCCCTGGAGTTCTTCTCCACAGCGGCCGAGACCGTGCCCACGTCCTTCATCAGCACCTTGGAGACCTATATCTCCGGCGCCTTCTCCCGCGAGCTCACCAACGTTGAGACCGGCGGCAAGGATCCCGAGCTCGCCTGGCGCGACGCTCTCACCCAGGCCGAGAAGGTCCTGGCCAAACGAGGAGCCGACCAATGAGCACCAGCGCCCCGCCCCGCCCGGCCACGCGGGCTCCCTCGGCGCCGGAGGCGAGACGTCGCCGCCGACGGCGCGAGACGTTCCCGCTGTACCTGGCCATCTCCCCGTTCTACGTGCTGTTCGCGATCTTCGGCCTGTTCCCCATCGTGTTCTCGATCGTGCTGTCGTTCACCGACTGGGACGGGATGGGGGAGATGTCCTTCGTGGGGCTGGCCCAGTACCAGTACCTGCTCACGGACAGCCGCTTCTGGAACGCGGTCGGGAACACCTTCATCATCTGGTTCCTCTCGACCGTCCCGATGCTCTTCTTGGCTCTGGTCATCGCGTTCCTGCTGCACCAGAACATCCGCTTCACCGGCTTCTATCGCGTGGCGTTCTTCCTGCCCAACGTCACCTCCATGGTCGCGATGGCGATCGTCTTCGGCTCCGTCTTCTCCGACACCTTCGGGCTGATCAACTCGGCGCTGACCGCGCTGGGGCTCGACACGGTCCCCTGGCTCTCGAGCAGCTGGGGCATCAAGGTCACCATCGCCGTGATGGTGATCTGGCGCTTCACCGGGTACAACGCGATCATCTACCTCGCCGGTCTGCAGTCGATCCCCACCGACCTGTACGACGCCGCGAAGGTGGACGGCGCCAACATCGTCCAGGTGTTCTTCCGGATCACGGTGCCGATGCTTCGGCCCATCATCCTGTTCACCGTCATCATGTCGACCATCGGCGGCCTGAGCCTGTTCACCGAACCACAGGTGCTGCTCGGCGACAGCGGCGGAGTCGGCGAAGCCGGGATGACGATCGTGCTCTACCAGTACAACCAGGCCTTCACCGAGTTCGACTTCGGGTACGGGTCGGCGATCGCCTGGGCGCTGTTCCTCATCGCGGCGGTCTTCGCGGTCATCAACTGGCGTCTGGTCTCCGGGCGCAGCGAGCGCACCCCGCGTCGACGCACCGCGGCCAAGGAGGCCCGCCGATGAGCACCCTCACCCCTGTCCCCCGCACCACCGCCGACGATCCCGCCGTCCGGGGCGACCGACGCCACGTCGCCCGCGGCCGGGTAGCACGGCTGGTCACCCATCTGTGCGTCATCGTGGGCGTGCTGCTGTCGGTCTTCCCGTTCTACTGGCTCGTCGTGATGTCGACCTCGACCACGGCGGAGATCTTCGGTTACCCGCCCAAGCTCACCATCGGTGACAACTTCGTCGAGAACGTCCGTCATGTGATCCAGAGCGTCGATCTGATGCAATCACTGCTGAACACGATCATCGTCTCCACCGCCTGCGCAGTGTTGGTGATGTTCTTCGACTCGCTGGCGGCCTTCGCGTTCGCAAAATTCGACTTCCCCGGTAAGAAGGGGCTGTTCATCCTGTTGATCGCCACGATGCTGGTCCCCGGGAGCCTCTCCCTGGTGCCGAGCTTCATCCTGATGTCCGCCCTGGGCTGGGTCGGGACGCTGCAAGCGCTGATCGTCCCCGGCGCGGCCAATGCCTTCGGCATCTTCCTGCTGCGGCAGATGGCGGCGGGCTCGATCCCCGACGAGCTGATC
Encoded proteins:
- a CDS encoding carbohydrate ABC transporter permease; translation: MSTSAPPRPATRAPSAPEARRRRRRRETFPLYLAISPFYVLFAIFGLFPIVFSIVLSFTDWDGMGEMSFVGLAQYQYLLTDSRFWNAVGNTFIIWFLSTVPMLFLALVIAFLLHQNIRFTGFYRVAFFLPNVTSMVAMAIVFGSVFSDTFGLINSALTALGLDTVPWLSSSWGIKVTIAVMVIWRFTGYNAIIYLAGLQSIPTDLYDAAKVDGANIVQVFFRITVPMLRPIILFTVIMSTIGGLSLFTEPQVLLGDSGGVGEAGMTIVLYQYNQAFTEFDFGYGSAIAWALFLIAAVFAVINWRLVSGRSERTPRRRTAAKEARR
- a CDS encoding ABC transporter substrate-binding protein produces the protein MAIAGALPLALAGCGADPTISEDPEELVMWYWNRSAAPQLLERANQQIPGTDKHLRADVIGTSFDTKLRTSLAGNAYIPDITYINSNNALYFTNEDLFLDLSELGADSVRSDYYPWKWDLGMTPKGRFCFFPVDIGPTGFFYRHDIFEQAGLPSSPEDVATATSTWEDWIALGAELKSSAESFLVNDADNIYTAVLDSSPERYFDENDVPLYLRPDSTVRHAWNLAVAAIEQGITARIPADRETDRNAAWSSGLTAGNIGAAWWTQILEESAPETAGSWRIAAQPVRAGNNGGSFIALPHTCKDPEAAMRFTTWISSAKNQAVAYEDVQLFPSTPGSFELLTYEGDFYGGQDPLEFFSTAAETVPTSFISTLETYISGAFSRELTNVETGGKDPELAWRDALTQAEKVLAKRGADQ
- a CDS encoding carbohydrate ABC transporter permease; translation: MSTLTPVPRTTADDPAVRGDRRHVARGRVARLVTHLCVIVGVLLSVFPFYWLVVMSTSTTAEIFGYPPKLTIGDNFVENVRHVIQSVDLMQSLLNTIIVSTACAVLVMFFDSLAAFAFAKFDFPGKKGLFILLIATMLVPGSLSLVPSFILMSALGWVGTLQALIVPGAANAFGIFLLRQMAAGSIPDELIDSARIDGAGFFTTYWRVGVPLLRGGLAFLGIFTFITAWNDYIWPLIVLVDPERQTLQTALQNLNSIYLTDYGMVMAGALISVVPLIGVFIIGARHFISNIAAGAIKG